A genomic window from Candidatus Kouleothrix ribensis includes:
- a CDS encoding ABC transporter substrate-binding protein, producing MHAPKPSTHHAWHYRMLLVGIAVITLILAACGTPPPPKVYRVGVLSGLEYAAGVTDGFKAGLSELGYREGENISYDIQATNIDPVAYQRILQGFVANKVDLILAFPTEAALDAKAIAATNDIPVVFGFAQIEGVNLVKSVREPGKNLTGVRLPGPELAIKRFEVMHTIVPQAKRILVPYLRDYPIVPPQLEALRPVAAAAGVTLVELPVASPDELEAALKLQGSGDTVNVDAILQLVEPVAVTPAFFVVLGRFAAEHRLPLGGAYLSVDGYESLFGIHVDSKDIGHDAASLADKVLKGAPAGSIPVISGDSIFQINYREAQRLGLSIPAGIISEADQVLK from the coding sequence ATGCACGCTCCCAAACCTTCAACCCACCACGCGTGGCATTACCGCATGCTGCTGGTTGGAATCGCCGTCATCACCCTTATTCTCGCTGCCTGCGGCACACCGCCACCGCCCAAAGTCTATCGCGTTGGGGTGCTGTCTGGCCTGGAGTATGCCGCTGGCGTTACCGATGGCTTCAAAGCCGGTTTGTCTGAGCTTGGCTATCGCGAGGGCGAGAATATTAGCTACGACATTCAGGCGACGAATATCGACCCGGTGGCCTACCAGCGCATCCTCCAGGGGTTTGTGGCGAATAAGGTCGACTTGATCCTGGCCTTCCCGACCGAGGCCGCGCTGGACGCTAAGGCCATCGCTGCGACGAACGACATCCCGGTCGTGTTTGGATTCGCCCAGATTGAAGGGGTCAATCTCGTTAAGAGCGTGCGCGAGCCCGGCAAGAATCTCACTGGTGTGCGCCTGCCTGGGCCTGAGCTTGCGATCAAGCGCTTCGAGGTTATGCACACGATCGTACCGCAGGCGAAACGCATCCTGGTGCCGTACCTGCGCGACTATCCAATCGTCCCGCCGCAGCTTGAGGCGCTGCGCCCGGTTGCCGCAGCCGCAGGTGTCACCCTGGTAGAGCTGCCGGTTGCCAGCCCCGATGAGCTTGAGGCTGCGCTCAAACTCCAGGGTTCCGGCGACACCGTGAACGTCGATGCGATCTTGCAGCTGGTCGAGCCGGTAGCCGTGACGCCCGCTTTCTTCGTCGTGCTGGGTCGGTTCGCTGCCGAGCACCGGCTGCCGCTTGGCGGTGCGTATCTTTCCGTCGATGGCTACGAATCATTGTTTGGTATCCATGTCGACTCGAAAGATATCGGCCACGATGCTGCATCCCTGGCCGACAAGGTGCTCAAGGGTGCTCCGGCCGGTTCTATCCCGGTGATATCCGGCGATAGCATCTTTCAAATCAACTACCGTGAAGCCCAGCGGCTTGGCCTGTCCATCCCCGCAGGCATTATCAGCGAGGCCGACCAGGTTCTGAAGTAG